Within Sorghum bicolor cultivar BTx623 chromosome 2, Sorghum_bicolor_NCBIv3, whole genome shotgun sequence, the genomic segment AGTTTTCTTTTCCTTCTAATAATTTCTTACCGAGCTCGGCTGTTCCTGCATCAATTTTTGGtggttcttcctcctcctctccctctGCATCTCCATCTTTTTCCATTTCAGGGTTTGCAGAATTGCTCATAGCTTTATCCTTTCCTGGGGTATCTATGAACCACGTCAATCTTTGTGCCTGCCATTAAAGAACACTAAGGTCTCACCCTTAACCAGACTGGAGTCTCTAATTCCCATCCTAACTCTCACTGGCCCTGGCCTTCCCAGGGTAATGATGTCTACTTGATCAGAATTTCCAGCCAGGCATGCAAGTTCTCTAACTACTTCCTCTTTTTTGGCAAATCTAGGGATCCCTGAAATTTTTACTCAAACTGTTTCTAGCATGCCTTCATCATCAGGGTTCATGCTTGTTTCCTCTACTGTTGCAATGATCTCATGAGTTCTAAATTCCACACTCTTAAGTCTTGTAAGCTGGTGCCTCATCTCTTCAGAAGGAAAAGTAATCCCGGACTCTTGGGGGAGATAAGTTCCTGATTTTCTAACCATGCTCATATCTAAAAACACATTTGAATTCCGCATCTATGATTTCCAATGTTGCTTCTCCCTCAATAATTCTCATCAAGCCTAAAACCTCTTGCTGTTTACCTTTACCCTTGTCAGAGGGCTGAAAAAACCACAGCCACGGATTCTAAAACCACAACTTCTTAACCCCTCCTCTGGACAAAACATTGTTCATGATGGTGGCCAGTCCCATTGCAGTTATTGATGCAAACTCTTGCTGTTTAGCTTTGTGTCCGCTATTCTTGCAGTTGTAGCACAAAGGTGGATTTGGACATTGTTCATGATGGTGACCAGTCCCATTGCAGTTATTGATGCAAACTCTTTCCTAGGGTTCGGTAGCTCTATTTTGGTTCTCAGGAAGGGTTTgccccccccacccccacccccacccacccaaacaaaaaaaaggaagggTTCTTTCATCTCTATCCCTCAGGTTTTGCCTCAGATCCTTCTCAATTTCCATCTCCCTGTCATCTTTTTCCTTAGATCGACATTTGTAAGCACCTAGCATTTATTGATTGAAACATAGTTCCCCATGCTCATCCCTCCACATCTCATCTATCTATTCTGGATGAATCCTCTGCCAGTTGCCCCTCACCCCTTGGTTGAGACAGGGGGAACACCCTCCTCCGCCTCTCCTCCGGACTTCATCCCCTTCCCTTCTGTAGGCTTCATCTGTATCTCTGTAAGCACCGAAGCCTCCGCCGTCTTCCCTTCTCTGTGTTCCCCCATTGGCGGTTCATCTTGCCGACAAGCACATTTATAAAGGAACGTGAATCAATCAATTTGCTGAGGGATTTGAGGATCTTGTAGGCTTTGTGGCTGAATCCCTTCACCTCCAGCGCTGATGCTGGGTAGCCAAGCACCGCCGCTTCCATTGCCCTTCCCTTTTGCGATTGTAATCATCTTATAACCTTGAATGATGCTTTTACCTTGTACCTTGTAATTATTTCAGTGACTAAAAGCCCCAGTCATTATTTCATTCTGCAATCCCCATTACTTGTGCTGCATATTACCTCATACATTAGTTACTATTGCTGATCATAATGGTTCAGTATCAATACAGTTTGTTGTTTCATGCCACAGAGACGACAGTTAAACAAATTGAGGATGCATTCAAAGAATTTACTACGAGGGAGGATATTGCTATTGTGCTCATCAGTCAGTATGTAAGTGAACCATCAAATATGCATGCATATTATTTGTGTATTGATAAATTGTTAAGTCAGATCCTTTTAAGGATGTCATGTATACATAGGTAGATAGATAGATGGATAAGGGAAAAagggagagaggaggggaggttatgagtttagtttttttttggtaCAGTTAATTTTGTTTAGTTTCTTTGGAGGCAGCTCTCTTGTATGAAATGTAAACAATTACGGCGAGTTTGTTGGAACCTTAAATGTTGTCCTCAagtagtttttttatttattaaaacttGTATACAAGAATATCGGGTCTAAAGTTGTCTTTTCAAACTCCTGCCAGATTGTTGTGCTTCAGGATAAATTTGGCATTTTGATCAAGAGAATACTTTGAGACTTGACTTAGATTCCAGTTCCTTTTTTTCTAGTATTATCCTTTGGTACTATAATCGTTGTCCTTGTTGGTGGCCCTTTTTACTTGCAGCTTAATTTGCTGAACCTTTCTTCCGGCTCTTTTAAATCAAAGCTGTAATCAGTGCGTGTTCATTAGTGCAATTTGGTATTGGATACTCCCACTGTTACGCGTAAGCGCATTGATTAAAACAAGAAAGGGGGCAAAGAGGTTCTAGGAGCATTGTGGAAATCATGCACAGTAATAGTGTCACTGCCAGTTACTAGGTGATAGAAGAAACATCCATCGTATAAGTTGTATCCCTGCTGATGTCTATTTTGCTGTGTGTTTTCTGTGGGTGACAGATTGCCAACATGATAAGATTTCTGGTGGATAGCTACAACAAGCCAGTCCCTGCTATTCTGGAGATCCCGTCCAAGGACCATCCATATGATCCAGCGCACGACTCGGTGCTCTCTCGAGTGAAATATCTGTTCTCTGCAGAATCGGTGGCGTCTGATAGGCGATAAAGGAATCCTTGTGTAGTAGTACCCTTTGATGTatctatttttttatgtattGAAAAGATGGCACCATTGGGTGCGAGCGAGACATCAAGAAGCACAGATAATAAGCTTGCAAACAATAATTGGTTGAACCAAACCAACACTTTTTTTTCATAAAAGGTTGGAATGCTATTTTGGTGCTTGTATTTGCTTGGTTATTAGAGAATAAAATGCAACTGTCATGATGAATTGATTGCCCAGCACTGTTTACGGAAAAGGGAGCATTGTGTAGTGTATTGCATTTGTCTGAGCTTAGCACCTGGACCTATGTGCATGTGTTGTGCTGGAGGGGATCCTGATGGTTCCACTGTGTGAAGAAGGAAGAAAATTGCTCCACATGGGTGTGAGCTAAGCAGAGAAGAGGTTGGTATGTCCATGCCTTCTGAACGATATTGGGCTGGATTGGGTTATTTCTAGTTTTTTCTATGGATTGGGTTTTTTGGTGTTAGGTTGAGGGTTATTTCTAAAGCAGGGGGTGGCTTGGGGTTCAGGGATCTTCATTCTTTCAACATGGTAAATGTTAGCCAAACAAAGGTGGAGATTGTTACAGAAGACAGAACCCGGACTCACTGTGTGCTAGAATTCTAAATGCTAAGTATTTCCCAAATACAGTACAGGAGTGTTAGAACCTAAAGCAACGGAGGGATGCGCATATACTTGGAGAAGCATAATGATGGGTGTGGAGACTCTGAATCATGGTCTGATCCGGGCAGCAAACTAATACTTGGTCTGATCCGTGGCTGCCTAGAGAAGTCagccgaagaagaagaagcagcaGGTGCTTTCTCATCTTTCTTTTGTTTGGAAGCTTGTGGGCTGGGCCTGTTTGCTTGAATTTATTTGTCAAATTTGTTAGCTATTTAACAATGtttttttctcataacaaatcagcgtCTGTTTTTGTTCTGCTACCAGTACTGCATTGGCAACTTGGCACCAATGTTTGTTTCATCCGACTGCGTCGAAGCTGCAGCAAGGCACAGCACAGCTCCTGCCTCCCTGCTCTCTGTGCCTCTCGGACCACATAGGACTATACtcacgtccaaattaatttcgttTTCTAGTTTTCTTCCCCAAATGAAATCTGTATTTGGACCCCATATACCCACACATATGCGATTCCCGACCGTCCGTTTGGGCTGCACCTGCAGGCCCGTGCGTGTGCCAGCGTCGTGTAGTACCCGCCGGCTGTAAACGAATTCTTTGAAACTTGAAAAGGCAAGTTGTACGTGAGCTATGTCTCCTCCTAATGTTTCCTATTACGTACCTCTAGAATTCCTTGCCATCCACAATTTGCACTTTTTGTACGTAGTATATATATGGTATTTGAACTCTTGGATTTAATTTGGAAAAGATCGAGTTTCCTATATATCTAGCTCGACATGGCGAACTAAAAGGCATGAGCACGTAGACGTACGTAGCTTTGGGGCTCTTGTGGCATCAGAGAGATGGGCTCCAGCTGCTTCGTCTCCccatcgccgccgtcgccggcaCCACCTCTCGCGGCGGTCGCAGCAACAGCGAGGTGGCCGCCCAGCACGTTGCCTATCTTGCCGGTGGGTCGTCGTCAGCACCAGCACTGCCCGCTGCGACTGCGACGACCGGGCGAGACGACCGCCCTTCGCCGCCGGGGCCTCGCTGTCGTCGGCCGGGCGCAGAACCACCGCAGCGTCCAGCCGCCGCCGGTCCATCCTAATCATTTTGTAGAGGAGATGGAGCTCATCTCGAAGCGCTTCATGCAAACCTTCTGCACTTTTGAGGGCTCCTTGGTATGTGTAGTCCTCTTCATATTATGCTGGGGCCTCCGTTTGAAAATTTTAGTTTTGTTATTATAGTTCAAAATTTTATAAAGCTATTCAAGTTTGTCGAAACAATTATATTCATCAACATCAatctaaaacaaaaaaattatatttaattagtttaattaactaattatgtgTCGATGCTGCATCTATTTagtaataaatatattattttttatacaaAGACTTAACTCTAACAAAACACTAAAACAACATCCATTTGAAAATGGAGGATAAGCTGATCACTGGCAAATTATGTTTGTTATAAGTGCGTACCTTATTATATTCATATTATTCCACTCTATATATAGGCCCCACATATACCTATTTTGTtggatacataaagtatgtttAAATTATATATCTCATTTCGAATTGTAAGTCGCTCTAAATTTCTATGTGCGtagccaaaaaaaatatacttAAAGACAAAACAACTTACACAGAGGGATTAGTATTTAGGTTTGGAAAACAAATTACGGTTTTACAGAGATATTTGTATTTAACTTTTTAGAAAATCTATAACAGTGTAACAAATCTTATTTTACTCTGAAATTGTGGTATTCCTAGCTCCAATTATGTCTTTGTTTAGAGAATTAGAGCAGTCCTCAAATCACGACATCTACTTTTTATTCAAAGGCTCCCCCTTTCATCAAGGCCGCGCCATAGAGGGGATTCACGCCAAAGGAGGAAGGCCACCAAATTAGAGTTATCCAAGAGAGAGAGGCCGCTAGAATGCACCACCTAGAGTGGGAAGCCACCCTGGTGTAGATAATTTAGAATAGATGCAATAATATTTAGGTATTGAAAATATATTATGGTTTTATGTAGATATCTGGATTCAGTTTTTTAGAAAATTTATGTAGTGATAATGGTAAAGGTTCGATGTTAAAAAACACATTTTATATTGAAACCATGGTATTTCTTGCTACAACTGTGTCTTTGATACCGTAATCTTTCCCTATATATATGGTTGGCAGTATAAGGAGGCCATAGAAATGTCCGCCCATGTATGCTACTCCGCGAAAAAAGCTGTCATCATGGCTTCCCAAGTCGAAGTAAGTTAAGTTATTTGCGATATTAATTATGACTAAAGCTTAGCCATCTATCTATAAAGTTTATTTGTAAACCATCTAAACAAATTGAATACACTAATGTTTAGCCCACACAATTTAACAACTACTAGTAGTTCACTAATTAGCAAAGTTATTAATTAAATAAAATCAAATCTCAGGACAGTGCTAAGCTGAGTATGTGTAGGTATGATACGACGGCGCCGCATCCTGAAGGGGTGATTTCCGCAGACACGATGCACTTAACACTGAAAGCGTACGTGGATGTGTTCGTCCACGTCGCAGAGGACTCGTATAACAGAAGAGTCAGCATTGAGACGGTGACGTCATGTCTAGACGCGCTGAGAGGGCTGGTCTCCATCAGCCACATTCTACTTGACGACGCACTGGAAGCTATCAGCTGGACGCACCCGAGGGAGAGTATGCCTTCAACTATGATGTCAAGAGCATGCGCCGCGAGTTCGATTGGGAGATGGCTCATCTCGAAGATGCCATTACCAAATCTACATTTAGTAATTCATGCAAGGTGCGTGTCCAGCAGATCAAGGGATTGCAATTTCTCAAGTCATGTATAAACaccttttaattaattaattaattattacgtATAAGTTTCCTCTTCAATTAATgtattggattttttttttctcttgcatgcatgcagatgGTGTTGCCGACAATACTCGAAGGTGTGGAAGCCGCGAAATCCTTACTAGGTCTCATGGCGGTTCGCCGGCAAAGAGCACTAGGGAAGGCTAAGAAATAGTGGTGCCAtagtatgtttttttttaattagaAAACTTGGTACCATAGTTTTGCATGTATAATTATTATTGAGGGATCGATCATCTATTTGTTCCTTGTCATAAATAAACAAGTGACGTTTTCGGACACTTTTATTAGAATTTGCCTACTGAACATTCGTCGGGTGTTTTAGAGGCATATGCATCTGACAGCCGAGTGTCTCCCTTCAAAACAACTCGATCGATTCATTCTACCAAGCTAACACGGAATTGAGTAATTCAAGACTATGGAACACACTCGATTCGCATAACCACGATCCAGATCTTAGGAGCCAAAAATATATAAGATCaaataaatgaaaaaataaaataaacaaatgataaaaaaacaaatacaTATTAACAGATTAATTCTATATATGAAAGGGAAATTGgaaaatttcaaaaggcaaaccAAATAAAACAAACAAATTTCAAACAAAAAGGCCAAAAGAATTGCCAGATTATTTCTAAATTTTAATGGCAGCGACCTCTTGTTCACTTTTCACTACATAATTAAGGTTCATTTCGTTGCAATTTGCTTTCAAAATCAAACTAAGTTGCAGCAGCATGCATGTGTGATATGGGAACTTTGGAATAATCGGAAATAAGTAGGTACGGAGTATATTACATTGCTCATCAGCTCAATGATGGCTACTACCAAATTAATTAAAGGCATATATCGCCATATCTCTAAGACATACTTTTTTCCCGATCGAACAGATCTAATACATACTTTTCCATGAGATTAGATGTTATTACTACTTTGTTTAATTTTCATCTACATTGAATATGTGTACAACATAATATCATGCATTTATCTCTAAAGCCTTGTTAATTAACGAACAAAACATTTTTCGAATACCAAATTCCAGAGAGCTCGAATTCAGTTCAATCCCGTGTGCCTACGGTATGCAGGTGTGAACTGAACTGCATGCGCAATTGAATTGACTTATTATCACAAAACgacaatatatatatagcctACTACCTTGCTGACAAATAAATTTCTCTATCGTGAATTCACTGAACTGAACAGCTAGCGTAGAAGTGAAAAAGGCGCGGCAACGCACATAGGGACTGAATGAAATTTGCATCCATTCAACACACAAAGTAAACAATGCAAGTGGACACACACACAGGGACTGAAATTTCCATATTATTAGTTCAACACATAGAAAGCAAACACGTAATACGTACTACATGTGCACACCACCAAGCATAACCTGCTgtggagagggagagaggagaggacatgcatgcatgcatgccgccGATCGAACCCCAAAAGTCATGTCTCTCCCTGCATCCCAAACACCATCTCGATCCACTTGCCACTCAATCCGTAGCAACAGAGAATTAATGCTACTAGATGAGCATAGTAGTAGATACTACTAGTGGAGTACGTAGTTCATACTGCACACACCTTCACCACTTACGTTTCCTAACAACAGACAGACaactatagatagatagattgaTACTACTACTTGTTGCGATCGATGCAGAGATCTCAACCTCCAGGCCGGGCCGGGAACGCCGGCCGGCGCCCGTCCCCCTGGCCTCACCAGTCTTCGATGTCCTCGAAGCGGAGGAGCTTCTTGGCCCCGTCGGCGGTGTGACCAATGCAGCGCTGGAGGCTGTGCTTGGCGATGCGTAAAGCACAGATCACCGACTCCATCAcctgcaaaaacaaaaaaacaacaacacaattagagagagagagatagacaTGTATATGAGACATCTCTCTGCAGTAGCAACAGGAACCGATCGATCGAACAGTACTCACAGCATCGGTGTCGTCCACCCTGGCCGCCAACCCCATGACACATGGAACCACTCCTTGTTCAAGTTGAGGACGGCCAGAGCTTCCTTGGGTGCGCACTGGTTGCCGAGGTC encodes:
- the LOC8074420 gene encoding V-type proton ATPase subunit F — translated: MAGRASIPTNNSALIAIIADEDTVTGFLMAGVGNVDLRKKTNYLLVDNKTTVKQIEDAFKEFTTREDIAIVLISQYIANMIRFLVDSYNKPVPAILEIPSKDHPYDPAHDSVLSRVKYLFSAESVASDRR